One segment of Pan paniscus chromosome 20, NHGRI_mPanPan1-v2.0_pri, whole genome shotgun sequence DNA contains the following:
- the LOC100985640 gene encoding putative olfactory receptor 7A2 translates to MLVSCSLSLSFGSHINKMKPGNETQISQFLLLGLSEEPELQPFLFGLFLSMYLVTVLGNLLIILATISDSHLHTPMYFFLSNLSFADICFVSTTVPKMLVNIQAQSRVITYAGCITQMCFFILFVVLDSLLLTAMAYDRFVAICHPLHYTVIMNSWLCGLLVLVSWIVSILYSLLQSIMALQLSFCSELKIPHFFCELNRVIHLACSYTFINDMMMNFTSVLLGGGCLAGIFYSYFKILCCMCSISSAQGMNKALSTCASHLSVVSLFYCTGVGVYLSSAATHNSLSNAAASVMYTVVTSMLNPFIYSLRNKDINRALNRFFREQK, encoded by the coding sequence ATGCTTGTGtcatgttctctttctctctcttttggaaGTCACATCAACAAGATGAAACCAGGGAATGAGACACAAATTTCACAGTTCCTTCTCCTGGGACTTTCAGAGGAACCAGAATTGCAGCCCTTCCTCTTTGGGCTATTTCTGTCCATGTACCTGGTCACCGTGCTCGGGAACCTGCTCATCATCCTGGCCACAATCTCAgactcccacctccacacccccatgtacttcttcctctccaacctgtCCTTTGCAGACATCTGTTTTGTGTCTACCACTGTCCCAAAGATGCTGGTGAACATCCAGGCACAGAGCAGAGTCATCACCTATGCAGGCTGCATCACCCAGATGTGCTTTTTTATACTCTTTGTAGTGTTGGACAGCTTACTCCTGACTGCAATGGCCTATGACCGGTTTGTGGCCATCTGTCACCCCCTGCACTACACAGTCATTATGAACTCCTGGCTCTGTGGACTGCTGGTTCTGGTGTCCTGGATCGTGAGCATCCTATATTCTCTGTTACAAAGCATAATGGCATTGCAGCTGTCCTTCTGTTCAGAATTGAAAATCCCTCATTTTTTCTGTGAACTTAATCGGGTCATCCACCTTGCCTGTTCCTACACTTTTATTAATGACATGATGATGAATTTTACAAGCGTGCTGCTGGGTGGGGGATGCCTCGCTGGAATATTTTACTCTTACTTTAAGATACTTTGTTGCATGTGTTCAATCTCATCAGCTCAGGGGATGAATAAAGCACTTTCCACCTGTGCATCTCACCTCTCAGTTGTCTCCTTATTTTATTGTACAGGCGTAGGTGTGTATCTTAGTTCTGCTGCAACCCATAACTCACTCTCAAATGCTGCAGCCTCGGTGATGTACACTGTGGTCACCTCCATGCTGAACCCCTTCATCTACAGCCTGAGGAATAAAGACATAAACAGAGCTCTGAATCGATTCTTCAGAGAGCAGAAATAG